One genomic region from Pseudomonadota bacterium encodes:
- a CDS encoding peroxiredoxin produces the protein MAIDLGKKAPAFTLKNEDNDKVALADLRGQWVVVYFYPRDDTPGCTTEACEFTSTIRIFDKLGAKVLGVSPDDCETHKKFALKHGLKVGLLSDPDKKVMTKYEAWGEKNMYGKKTVGVIRSTVLIDPQGKIAHHWRRVKAKGHAEQVRRRLEELQTG, from the coding sequence ATGGCAATCGATCTGGGCAAGAAGGCTCCCGCTTTTACGCTAAAAAACGAAGACAACGACAAGGTCGCGCTCGCCGACCTGCGCGGCCAGTGGGTCGTGGTCTATTTCTACCCGAGGGATGACACACCGGGCTGCACCACGGAAGCGTGTGAGTTCACCTCAACCATTCGGATCTTCGACAAGCTCGGAGCGAAGGTGCTTGGAGTGAGTCCGGATGACTGCGAGACCCACAAGAAGTTTGCCCTGAAGCACGGACTCAAGGTGGGCCTCCTGAGCGACCCAGACAAGAAGGTGATGACCAAGTACGAGGCGTGGGGCGAAAAAAACATGTATGGCAAGAAGACGGTCGGAGTGATTCGGTCCACCGTCCTCATCGACCCCCAAGGCAAGATCGCCCATCACTGGAGACGCGTGAAGGCCAAGGGGCACGCCGAGCAGGTTAGGCGAAGGCTCGAGGAGCTCCAGACAGGCTGA
- a CDS encoding SCP2 sterol-binding domain-containing protein, translating to MARFTNAEQIRESIRDKSDAEIVSALQDRGIDSVLDQVFEGMQEAFNADKASGQSAVIQFDVECPDQVRSYQLHVADGQCSLNKGVEASARVTLSLNLPCFMRFVTGHLDGMQAFMAGQLRITGDVIFAQNIQSWFDQPS from the coding sequence ATGGCACGTTTCACGAATGCCGAGCAGATTCGCGAATCCATTCGAGACAAGAGCGATGCGGAGATCGTCAGCGCACTCCAGGACAGGGGCATCGACAGCGTGCTCGACCAAGTCTTCGAAGGGATGCAGGAGGCCTTCAACGCTGACAAGGCGTCTGGCCAAAGCGCCGTCATCCAGTTCGACGTGGAATGCCCGGACCAGGTGCGGAGCTATCAGCTGCATGTGGCTGACGGTCAGTGCTCGCTGAACAAAGGCGTAGAAGCGTCAGCACGCGTCACGCTCAGCCTCAATCTCCCCTGTTTCATGCGTTTCGTTACCGGTCATCTCGACGGCATGCAAGCCTTCATGGCTGGGCAGCTCAGGATCACTGGTGACGTGATCTTCGCGCAGAACATCCAGAGCTGGTTCGACCAACCTAGCTAG